From the genome of Sphingomonas sp. HMP6, one region includes:
- the istA gene encoding IS21 family transposase: protein MRRVREMMRYRFEQELGYKAISLRVGAVPSTVRATLKRVADAGLRWPLDETLGDAALEASLYRDAGKKTGHRRCPEPDWAQVHRELKRKHVTLQVLWDEYIAEHPTGYRYSRFCDLYRGWAMKLPVTMRQNHAPGDKLFVDYAGDKIAVVIDRLTGEVRDAHIFVAVLGASSLTYAEGSWTETLPDWLAAHTRALAMFGGAPALFVPDNAKVAVIKACLYDPQVNRSYAEMAAHYYSTVLPTRPRRPRDKAKVEAAVLIVERWLFGRLRRRIFYSLAELNAAIAGLLAELNDRRVLRRVGQTRRQLFEEIDRPALKPLPAEPYVYAEWRRRRAGLDYHVEIERHYYSVPYRFAREPIEARITAATIELFHKGERIAAHMRGSGNGRHTTIPEHMPSSHRRFADWTVERIARDATAIGPCTALLCEKILVERRHPEQGFRACMGIMRMTRSFGAKRIEAACSRALDIGALTYGSVRSILDKNLDQIPSSPPVESPPVDHPNIRGSRYYH, encoded by the coding sequence ATGCGACGTGTCCGCGAGATGATGAGATACCGGTTCGAACAGGAGCTGGGATACAAGGCGATATCGCTGCGCGTGGGTGCGGTGCCCTCGACGGTGCGGGCGACCTTGAAGCGTGTCGCGGATGCGGGACTGAGATGGCCGCTGGACGAGACGCTCGGCGATGCTGCGCTGGAGGCATCACTCTACCGCGATGCGGGCAAGAAGACCGGCCACCGCCGCTGTCCCGAACCCGACTGGGCGCAAGTTCATCGCGAGCTGAAGCGCAAGCATGTCACGCTGCAGGTGTTGTGGGACGAGTATATCGCCGAGCATCCGACCGGCTATCGCTACAGCCGATTCTGCGACCTGTATCGCGGCTGGGCGATGAAGCTGCCGGTTACGATGCGTCAGAACCATGCGCCGGGTGACAAGCTGTTCGTCGATTATGCGGGCGACAAGATCGCGGTGGTGATCGACCGACTGACGGGCGAAGTGCGTGACGCGCATATCTTCGTGGCGGTGCTGGGGGCGTCCAGCCTGACCTATGCCGAGGGAAGCTGGACCGAGACGCTGCCCGACTGGCTGGCGGCGCACACGCGCGCGCTCGCAATGTTCGGCGGTGCGCCGGCGCTGTTCGTGCCCGACAATGCGAAGGTCGCGGTGATCAAGGCTTGTCTTTACGATCCGCAGGTCAACCGCAGCTATGCCGAGATGGCGGCGCATTACTACAGCACGGTGCTGCCGACGCGGCCGCGCCGCCCGCGCGATAAGGCAAAGGTCGAAGCTGCCGTGCTGATCGTCGAGCGCTGGCTGTTCGGACGCCTTCGGCGTCGGATCTTCTACAGCCTGGCCGAACTGAACGCCGCGATCGCCGGGTTGCTTGCCGAGTTGAACGATCGGCGCGTGCTGCGCCGGGTTGGGCAGACGCGTCGTCAGTTGTTCGAAGAGATCGACCGGCCCGCGCTGAAGCCGCTGCCAGCCGAGCCCTATGTCTACGCCGAATGGCGGCGCAGGCGCGCAGGACTCGATTATCACGTCGAGATCGAGCGGCATTATTACTCCGTCCCATACCGCTTCGCACGCGAGCCGATCGAAGCGCGGATCACCGCGGCGACCATCGAGCTGTTCCACAAGGGCGAGCGGATCGCCGCGCACATGCGCGGCTCGGGCAATGGCCGCCATACCACGATCCCGGAGCATATGCCCTCGTCGCACCGGCGCTTTGCCGACTGGACAGTAGAGCGGATCGCGCGCGATGCGACCGCGATCGGGCCATGTACGGCATTGCTGTGCGAGAAGATCCTCGTTGAACGGCGCCATCCCGAGCAGGGCTTCCGGGCCTGTATGGGCATCATGCGCATGACGCGCAGCTTCGGTGCCAAGCGGATCGAAGCGGCTTGTTCGCGCGCGCTCGATATCGGTGCGCTCACCTACGGCTCGGTCAGATCGATCCTCGACAAGAACCTCGACCAGATCCCGTCATCGCCTCCGGTTGAGAGCCCGCCGGTCGATCATCCCAACATCCGGGGCTCACGCTATTATCACTGA
- the istB gene encoding IS21-like element helper ATPase IstB, with product MLAHPTLDRLNEMGLAGMARAFDELATNAEADRLTHPEWLALLLDREWGVRHDRKLAARLRFAKLRHQASPEDIDYRKPRGLDRALVVKLVVGDWIAAHDNLVITGPTGVGKSWLACALGHKACRDDRSVLYQRVPKLFTSLALARGDGRHERLLRKLGGVQLLILDDWGLEPLDALARHDLLEILEERYGRRSTIVTSQLPIASWHQVIADPTYADAILDRLVHNAHRLDLDGDSMRRAKTSQIA from the coding sequence ATGCTCGCACATCCGACGCTTGATCGGCTGAACGAAATGGGCCTGGCCGGTATGGCCAGGGCGTTCGACGAACTTGCCACCAATGCCGAAGCGGATCGGCTTACCCATCCCGAATGGCTGGCACTCCTCCTCGATCGCGAATGGGGCGTCCGTCACGATCGCAAGCTTGCCGCCAGGCTGCGGTTCGCCAAGCTGCGCCATCAGGCCTCGCCCGAGGACATCGATTATCGCAAACCCCGCGGGCTCGACCGCGCGCTGGTCGTGAAGCTCGTGGTCGGCGACTGGATCGCCGCCCACGACAATCTGGTCATCACCGGACCCACCGGGGTCGGTAAGAGCTGGCTTGCCTGCGCGCTTGGTCACAAGGCCTGCCGCGACGATCGCTCGGTGCTCTATCAGCGCGTCCCCAAGCTGTTCACCAGCCTCGCGCTTGCCCGCGGGGATGGTCGTCACGAACGCTTGCTGCGAAAGCTCGGCGGCGTGCAGCTACTCATCCTCGACGACTGGGGCCTGGAGCCGCTCGACGCACTCGCGCGCCACGATCTGCTCGAGATCCTCGAAGAACGCTACGGGCGGCGCTCGACGATCGTTACCAGCCAGCTGCCCATCGCCAGTTGGCATCAGGTGATCGCGGATCCGACCTATGCCGACGCGATCCTCGATCGCCTCGTCCACAACGCCCATCGGCTCGACCTCGATGGCGATAGCATGCGGCGTGCGAAAACCAGCCAGATCGCTTGA
- a CDS encoding sensor histidine kinase yields the protein MRDGFPYTDVYEPKIAVYAALEQYTARQLFLASSFYLLTGGLLGLLGLIATIMMFRSDDWRFAAWLSLLCAGFVANAGYYLWLDPPIDGWGRMVAFFAIYQLIPAAMLCFVDSWTGRPVPWLQPITIAVYVAAMAVIAWHIYRVPMPEGFDVPAMIWVWYLGASAMAVVARLAWHFATQAEDRLLESALMTVIAAALLMDAALEWFPELQLPGDNVGNSAVFLLLAMTAAFLTRNFRLFQSQGALNAMLQEKVTRRESELAEAGLREQALVRAQAHDEERRRIMRDLHDGLGSQLMTMMLTARLGEADPPKVAEGLQSVIDEMRLMVDSMDSVGESLESALATFRARIQPRIEAAGFAFRWHQPATLDAPDLGPRDVLQVFRIMQEAVTNALKHSGGSEIAVEVAAHTDGAVAITIADNGSGGAEAGDAGRGLANMRVRARALGADYAVQSEPGKGTRITLGLLQPA from the coding sequence TTGCGCGACGGGTTTCCCTATACCGATGTGTACGAACCCAAAATCGCCGTTTACGCCGCCCTAGAACAGTATACCGCTCGCCAATTGTTCCTCGCGTCGTCCTTCTACCTTCTCACTGGCGGGTTGCTCGGCCTGCTCGGCCTGATTGCGACGATTATGATGTTTCGATCGGACGACTGGCGCTTTGCTGCCTGGCTCAGTCTGCTGTGTGCCGGATTTGTGGCCAATGCGGGCTATTATCTGTGGCTTGATCCGCCGATCGATGGTTGGGGCCGAATGGTAGCGTTCTTTGCGATCTACCAGTTGATCCCGGCTGCGATGCTGTGTTTCGTCGATAGCTGGACGGGCCGGCCCGTGCCATGGCTGCAACCGATTACGATAGCTGTCTATGTGGCTGCGATGGCGGTAATCGCCTGGCATATCTATCGCGTGCCCATGCCCGAAGGCTTCGATGTGCCAGCCATGATCTGGGTGTGGTATCTGGGCGCGTCGGCGATGGCGGTGGTTGCGCGGCTCGCCTGGCACTTTGCCACACAAGCTGAGGATCGCCTGCTGGAAAGTGCCCTGATGACGGTAATTGCGGCAGCATTGCTGATGGATGCCGCTTTGGAATGGTTTCCCGAACTGCAATTGCCGGGGGACAATGTCGGAAATTCCGCCGTCTTCTTGTTGCTGGCGATGACAGCGGCGTTCCTCACCCGCAATTTTCGGCTGTTCCAGTCGCAAGGAGCGTTGAATGCGATGCTTCAAGAGAAGGTCACACGGCGCGAATCCGAACTGGCCGAGGCGGGTTTGCGCGAACAGGCACTGGTGCGCGCGCAGGCCCATGACGAGGAACGCCGCCGGATCATGCGCGATCTGCATGATGGCCTCGGCAGCCAGTTGATGACGATGATGCTGACCGCAAGGCTGGGCGAGGCCGATCCGCCCAAGGTTGCCGAAGGTCTGCAAAGCGTGATCGACGAGATGCGTCTGATGGTGGACTCGATGGATTCGGTGGGCGAATCCCTCGAATCCGCGCTCGCCACTTTCCGCGCACGCATCCAACCACGGATCGAAGCGGCGGGCTTTGCCTTCCGCTGGCACCAGCCCGCCACGCTGGATGCCCCCGATCTTGGCCCGCGCGATGTGTTGCAGGTTTTCCGGATCATGCAGGAAGCGGTCACCAACGCGCTCAAACATTCGGGTGGGAGCGAGATCGCGGTCGAGGTAGCGGCTCATACCGATGGCGCGGTCGCTATCACCATTGCCGATAATGGCTCCGGCGGCGCGGAAGCGGGGGATGCGGGCCGCGGCCTCGCCAATATGCGTGTCCGCGCAAGGGCATTGGGGGCCGATTATGCGGTGCAATCCGAACCCGGCAAAGGCACGCGCATCACGCTTGGCCTGCTCCAGCCTGCCTGA
- a CDS encoding response regulator, whose translation MTTPSPSAPVRIAIIEDEPAVRRYFMQIMGMAEGYDVIAIAPDLATGRRLITLAPDLFLMDIGLPDGNGYDLVPEIKAGCAAKVLIISSFGDRETVVKALSAGADGYLLKDSTPQQILDGIGITLDGGAPVSPAAAVYLLDLLRAPTPSSQAEPAGDADARLTQRETELLRAFAEGKSYKEAARALSISPHTVGTHVKAIYRKLEVNSRSDAVRQAFRS comes from the coding sequence ATGACGACACCTTCGCCCAGCGCGCCCGTCCGCATCGCAATCATCGAGGATGAGCCGGCGGTGCGTCGCTATTTCATGCAGATCATGGGAATGGCGGAAGGGTACGATGTGATCGCCATAGCCCCGGACCTTGCAACAGGCCGCAGGCTGATCACCCTGGCACCCGATCTGTTCCTGATGGATATCGGCCTGCCCGACGGGAACGGCTATGATCTGGTGCCCGAAATCAAGGCGGGGTGCGCGGCCAAGGTGCTGATCATCAGTTCCTTCGGGGACCGCGAAACGGTGGTGAAGGCCCTTTCTGCGGGTGCAGATGGCTACCTGCTCAAGGACAGCACGCCGCAGCAAATCCTTGATGGCATCGGGATCACACTGGATGGCGGCGCGCCGGTCAGTCCGGCGGCGGCAGTCTATTTGCTAGATCTGCTGCGCGCTCCTACACCTTCATCGCAAGCCGAGCCTGCGGGTGATGCAGATGCCCGGCTCACTCAGCGCGAGACCGAATTGCTGCGCGCATTTGCTGAGGGCAAGAGCTACAAGGAAGCCGCACGCGCGCTGAGTATCTCACCCCACACAGTCGGCACCCACGTCAAGGCGATCTACCGTAAACTTGAAGTCAACTCGCGCAGCGATGCAGTCCGGCAAGCGTTCCGCAGCTAA